The following proteins are co-located in the Nerophis ophidion isolate RoL-2023_Sa linkage group LG04, RoL_Noph_v1.0, whole genome shotgun sequence genome:
- the LOC133551178 gene encoding carotenoid-cleaving dioxygenase, mitochondrial-like isoform X1 encodes MSPVNNGVCAEKTNGKVTGDISAALKGLETIAPLVRTAEETPDPIPAEVQGTIPHWIDGSLLRNGPGKFEFGETHYNHWFDGMALLHQFKVKEGQVTYRSRFLHSDAYTKNSERDRIVISEFGTITMPDPCKNIFQRFFSRFETLKPTDNANVSFVKYKGDYYVSTETHLMHRVDPENLETLQQVDWSKFIAVNGATAHPHYAPDGTTFNMGNSYGGKGTTYNIISIPPEKSDQEDTLKGAKILCSILPANKSQPSYYHSFAMSENFVVFIEQPIKMDLLRIVTCKMRGKTFSDGIYWDPNLETILHVIDKRTGEASPVKYYTKAFATFHQINAFEEDGFLMLDLCCSDDGQAINIYLLQNLRKSGEALDEVYNSMSRAFPRRFVLPLHVTKETPTDQNLNTRSSSTATCIKISDTRVFCQHEDLHGDDLHQYGGLEFPHINYKQYNTKPYRYFYGCGFRHLFGDSLLKMDLKDKMLKVWYQKGLFPSEPVFVPSPDAVEEDDGVILSVVLSPSQDKGTFLLVLSAKTFEELGRANVAVNMPYGFHGTFNASA; translated from the exons ATGTCTCCGGTCAATAATGGAG TGTGTGCGGAAAAGACCAACGGTAAGGTGACGGGAGACATCAGTGCAGCGCTAAAAGGTTTGGAGACCATCGCTCCTTTGGTCCGCACTGCAGAAGAGACACCTGATCCCATCCCTGCCGAGGTACAAGGTACGATTCCCCACTGGATCGACGGCAGCCTGCTCCGAAATGGCCCTGGGAAGTTTGAGTTTGGAGAAACTCA CTACAACCACTGGTTTGATGGCATGGCCCTGCTACACCAGTTCAAAGTGAAGGAAGGTCAGGTGACATATAGGAGTCGGTTTCTGCACAGCGACGCCTACACAAAGAACAGCGAGCGAGACCGCATCGTGATTTCAGAGTTTGGTACCATAACCATGCCCGACCCTTGTAAGAACATCTTTCAGCGATTCTTCTCTCGCTTTGAGACCCTGA AGCCCACAGACAATGCCAACGTCAGCTTTGTGAAATACAAGGGAGACTATTATGTCAGCACAGAGACCCACCTGATGCACAGAGTGGACCCAGAGAACCTAGAAACACTACAACAG GTAGACTGGAGCAAGTTCATTGCTGTTAATGGAGCCACCGCCCACCCTCACTATGCCCCTGATGGTACCACCTTCAATATGGGAAACTCCTATGGCGGTAAAG GAACCACGTACAACATTATTAGTATTCCTCCTGAGAAATCCGACCAAGAGGACACCCTGAAAGGTGCCAAAATCCTCTGTTCCATCCTGCCTGCTAACAAGTCTCAACCCTCCTACTACCACAGCTTCG CTATGTCGGAGAACTTTGTGGTGTTTATTGAGCAGCCAATTAAAATGGACTTGTTGAGGATAGTCACTTGTAAAATGAGGGGGAAGACCTTCTCTGACGGCATCTACTGGGATCCCAACCTAGAAACCATCTTGCACGTCATAGACAAGCGTACTGGTGAG GCCAGCCCGGTGAAGTATTACACCAAAGCGTTCGCCACCTTCCATCAGATCAACGCCTTCGAAGAGGATGGATTCTTGATGTTGGACCTGTGCTGCTCAGATGACGGCCAAGCCATCAACATCTACCTCCTTCAGAATTTACGCAAGTCGGGAGAAGCGCTTGACGAG GTGTACAACAGCATGAGCAGAGCCTTTCCTCGGCGCTTTGTCTTACCTCTACACGTGACTAAAGAAACCCCAACGGACCAGAACCTGAACACCCGTTCTTCCAGTACAGCAACATGCATCAAAATCAGTGACACTCGG GTGTTCTGTCAACACGAGGATCTCCATGGTGACGACCTCCACCAATATGGCGGCCTGGAGTTCCCTCACATCAACTACAAGCAATACAACACAAAGCCGTATCGTTATTTCTACGGCTGTGGCTTTCGGCATTTGTTTGGAGACTCCCTGCTTAAGATGGACCTGAAGGACAAGATGCTGAAG GTCTGGTACCAGAAGGGTCTGTTCCCATCAGAGCCCGTCTTTGTGCCCTCACCAGACGCCGTGGAGGAAGACGATGGCGTCATCCTGTCCGTGGTTCTCTCGCCTTCACAG GATAAAGGAACATTCCTCCTGGTTTTGAGTGCCAAGACGTTCGAGGAATTGGGAAGAGCCAACGTAGCCGTCAACATGCCTTACGGCTTCCATGGAACCTTTAATGCCTCGGCTTAA
- the LOC133551178 gene encoding carotenoid-cleaving dioxygenase, mitochondrial-like isoform X2, with protein MSPVNNGVCAEKTNGKVTGDISAALKGLETIAPLVRTAEETPDPIPAEVQGTIPHWIDGSLLRNGPGKFEFGETHYNHWFDGMALLHQFKVKEGQVTYRSRFLHSDAYTKNSERDRIVISEFGTITMPDPCKNIFQRFFSRFETLKPTDNANVSFVKYKGDYYVSTETHLMHRVDPENLETLQQVDWSKFIAVNGATAHPHYAPDGTTFNMGNSYGGKGTTYNIISIPPEKSDQEDTLKGAKILCSILPANKSQPSYYHSFAMSENFVVFIEQPIKMDLLRIVTCKMRGKTFSDGIYWDPNLETILHVIDKRTGEASPVKYYTKAFATFHQINAFEEDGFLMLDLCCSDDGQAINIYLLQNLRKSGEALDEVYNSMSRAFPRRFVLPLHVTKETPTDQNLNTRSSSTATCIKISDTRVFCQHEDLHGDDLHQYGGLEFPHINYKQYNTKPYRYFYGCGFRHLFGDSLLKMDLKDKMLKDKGTFLLVLSAKTFEELGRANVAVNMPYGFHGTFNASA; from the exons ATGTCTCCGGTCAATAATGGAG TGTGTGCGGAAAAGACCAACGGTAAGGTGACGGGAGACATCAGTGCAGCGCTAAAAGGTTTGGAGACCATCGCTCCTTTGGTCCGCACTGCAGAAGAGACACCTGATCCCATCCCTGCCGAGGTACAAGGTACGATTCCCCACTGGATCGACGGCAGCCTGCTCCGAAATGGCCCTGGGAAGTTTGAGTTTGGAGAAACTCA CTACAACCACTGGTTTGATGGCATGGCCCTGCTACACCAGTTCAAAGTGAAGGAAGGTCAGGTGACATATAGGAGTCGGTTTCTGCACAGCGACGCCTACACAAAGAACAGCGAGCGAGACCGCATCGTGATTTCAGAGTTTGGTACCATAACCATGCCCGACCCTTGTAAGAACATCTTTCAGCGATTCTTCTCTCGCTTTGAGACCCTGA AGCCCACAGACAATGCCAACGTCAGCTTTGTGAAATACAAGGGAGACTATTATGTCAGCACAGAGACCCACCTGATGCACAGAGTGGACCCAGAGAACCTAGAAACACTACAACAG GTAGACTGGAGCAAGTTCATTGCTGTTAATGGAGCCACCGCCCACCCTCACTATGCCCCTGATGGTACCACCTTCAATATGGGAAACTCCTATGGCGGTAAAG GAACCACGTACAACATTATTAGTATTCCTCCTGAGAAATCCGACCAAGAGGACACCCTGAAAGGTGCCAAAATCCTCTGTTCCATCCTGCCTGCTAACAAGTCTCAACCCTCCTACTACCACAGCTTCG CTATGTCGGAGAACTTTGTGGTGTTTATTGAGCAGCCAATTAAAATGGACTTGTTGAGGATAGTCACTTGTAAAATGAGGGGGAAGACCTTCTCTGACGGCATCTACTGGGATCCCAACCTAGAAACCATCTTGCACGTCATAGACAAGCGTACTGGTGAG GCCAGCCCGGTGAAGTATTACACCAAAGCGTTCGCCACCTTCCATCAGATCAACGCCTTCGAAGAGGATGGATTCTTGATGTTGGACCTGTGCTGCTCAGATGACGGCCAAGCCATCAACATCTACCTCCTTCAGAATTTACGCAAGTCGGGAGAAGCGCTTGACGAG GTGTACAACAGCATGAGCAGAGCCTTTCCTCGGCGCTTTGTCTTACCTCTACACGTGACTAAAGAAACCCCAACGGACCAGAACCTGAACACCCGTTCTTCCAGTACAGCAACATGCATCAAAATCAGTGACACTCGG GTGTTCTGTCAACACGAGGATCTCCATGGTGACGACCTCCACCAATATGGCGGCCTGGAGTTCCCTCACATCAACTACAAGCAATACAACACAAAGCCGTATCGTTATTTCTACGGCTGTGGCTTTCGGCATTTGTTTGGAGACTCCCTGCTTAAGATGGACCTGAAGGACAAGATGCTGAAG GATAAAGGAACATTCCTCCTGGTTTTGAGTGCCAAGACGTTCGAGGAATTGGGAAGAGCCAACGTAGCCGTCAACATGCCTTACGGCTTCCATGGAACCTTTAATGCCTCGGCTTAA